From Ipomoea triloba cultivar NCNSP0323 chromosome 5, ASM357664v1, the proteins below share one genomic window:
- the LOC116019869 gene encoding 14-3-3-like protein 16R: MASAREENVYMAKLAEQAERYEEMVEFMEKVVAAADGAEELTVEERNLLSVAYKNVIGARRASWRIISSIEQKEESRGNDDHVASIKEYRSKIESELTSICNGILRLLDSKLIGSANSGDSKVFYLKMKGDYHRYLAEFKTGAERKEAAENTLSAYKSAQEIATTELAPTHPIRLGLALNFSVFYYEILNSPDRACNLAKQAFDEAIAELDTLGEESYKDSTLIMQLLRDNLTLWTSDMQDDGDEIKEAAKQDKE, translated from the exons ATGGCATCGGCACGCGAGGAGAACGTGTACATGGCGAAGCTTGCCGAGCAAGCGGAGCGCTACGAGGAGATGGTGGAGTTCATGGAGAAGGTTGTGGCGGCCGCAGACGGCGCCGAGGAGCTGACGGTTGAGGAGCGCAACCTCCTCTCCGTCGCCTACAAGAACGTGATCGGCGCTCGCCGTGCCTCCTGGCGTATCATCTCCTCCATCGAGCAGAAGGAGGAGAGCCGCGGCAACGACGACCACGTCGCCTCCATCAAGGAGTACAGATCTAAGATCGAGTCAGAGCTGACCTCGATCTGCAACGGCATCCTCAGGCTCCTCGACTCCAAACTCATCGGCTCCGCTAACTCCGGCGACTCCAAGGTTTTCTATCTGAAGATGAAGGGTGATTACCACCGATACTTGGCTGAGTTCAAGACCGGAGCCGAGAGAAAAGAGGCTGCTGAGAACACTCTCTCCGCTTACAAGTCTGCTCAG GAAATCGCCACTACTGAACTTGCTCCTACACATCCGATTCGTCTTGGCCTTGCTCTCAACTTCTCTGTGTTCTACTATGAGATCTTGAATTCTCCTGATCGTGCTTGCAATCTCGCCAAACAG GCCTTTGATGAGGCAATTGCAGAGCTGGATACACTAGGAGAGGAATCCTACAAGGATAGCACTCTGATTATGCAGCTTCTTCGTGATAACCTCACATTGTGGACTTCGGACATGCAG GATGACGGTGATGAGATCAAAGAAGCTGCAAAACAAGACAAGGAGTAA